A stretch of the Parabacteroides timonensis genome encodes the following:
- a CDS encoding TonB-dependent receptor — MRIGIFLLLITILQIRAEESYSQSVSLSLAFSNATVEQVLEQIEKETEFTFLFTDNTLDISKPVNIQVKNQEIGKVLNQLFKNTDVQYSIVDRQIILSKKGTPFTTQQSKRVQGTVRDEAGIPVIGANVSVKGTTIGTITDMDGHFSLDVPENSILLISYIGYLSREIKAEAGKALTITLSEDTQSLDEVVVVGFGTQKKVNLTGSVGIANAKDLEARPVTTATQALQGLVPGLQITQRSGDLSQTADINIRGIATIGQGSSGSPLILIDGMEGDINALNPQDIENISVLKDAAASSIYGSRAPFGVILITTKTGVSGKPVINYNNSFRWNDPVLLQDQVDSYKFALYFNEARANAGQTPYFDATWLQRIKDNRDGHPSTPTMIENPSNPGYWMDPYSSGSANQDWYNTIFGHWAFSQEHNFSLNGGNDKVTYYLSLNYLDQNGLLKISDDNFGRYTATGKINVKMTDWAQLNYSSRFIREDISKPTTLDGVYEGLTRQAWPFMPAYDPNGYLYSAPTPALDLVEGGRIKKQADYLYQQAQLVLEPIKDWKTFVDVNYRIYNSTQHTDRQITYNHNVSGDPYVYNSTSYVSEDMSKENYLNFNAYTEYSKQLESGHNFKGMFGFQSELSKKKYTYLQRNGIIVPGLPETDITSGVDINGNPITPIVKGSSDHWATAGFFGRINYDYEGKYLAEVNLRYDGTSRFRSSERWNLFPSFSLGWNLARESFWEPIADHVGTFKLRGSYGELGNQNTTSLYPTYAQMQFQASNGKWMINGTQPNIAITPELIASSLTWERVKTWNIGLDFGALNNRLTGSFDYFVRNTLDMIGPAPELPITLGTNVPRTNNTDLKTYGWELSVGWNDRLQNGLGYGVRLMLSDSQTEITRYPNKTGVIASDTYRKGMKVGEIWGYTTVGIARTQAEMDQHLASLPNGGQSALGSLWAAGDIMYADTNGDGKVDAGANTISDHGDLSIIGNSTPRYHFGIDLTADWKGIDFRAFFQGVMKRDYYQNSSTFWGSHGGIWWSTCYAPHLDYFRDENSVMVQAGEAGVNLDAYFPRPSFRTNMNHNIQTRYLQNAAYIRLKNVQLGYTLPSSLTNKFYVSKLRVFVSGENLWTGTGLFKTLDPETIDAGYGGSGYPLSKTLSFGLSVTL; from the coding sequence ATGAGAATAGGTATATTTTTATTGTTAATCACGATCCTGCAGATAAGAGCTGAAGAATCCTATTCACAATCCGTGTCGTTATCGCTCGCTTTTTCTAATGCGACGGTCGAACAGGTATTGGAACAAATCGAAAAGGAGACCGAGTTTACCTTCCTGTTTACCGACAATACACTCGATATCAGTAAACCGGTGAACATACAGGTTAAAAATCAGGAGATAGGCAAAGTACTGAACCAACTATTCAAAAACACGGATGTACAATACAGCATTGTAGACCGTCAAATCATTTTGTCTAAAAAAGGAACTCCGTTTACCACCCAGCAAAGTAAACGGGTACAGGGAACGGTCAGAGATGAAGCCGGCATTCCCGTTATCGGTGCCAACGTTTCCGTTAAAGGAACAACGATCGGTACTATTACGGATATGGACGGGCACTTCAGCCTGGACGTTCCTGAGAACTCCATCCTGTTGATATCATATATCGGATATCTATCCCGGGAAATCAAGGCCGAAGCCGGTAAAGCACTTACCATCACTCTTTCAGAAGATACACAAAGCCTGGACGAAGTCGTGGTAGTAGGTTTCGGTACACAGAAGAAAGTAAACCTGACAGGTTCCGTCGGGATTGCCAATGCAAAAGACCTGGAAGCCCGTCCGGTAACCACCGCCACACAAGCCTTACAGGGTTTGGTCCCGGGTTTGCAGATCACACAACGTTCCGGTGACCTGAGCCAGACAGCCGATATAAACATCCGTGGTATCGCCACGATCGGACAAGGTTCAAGCGGCAGTCCGCTGATCCTGATCGACGGGATGGAAGGAGATATCAATGCACTGAACCCGCAGGATATAGAAAATATCTCCGTATTGAAAGATGCGGCAGCTTCCTCCATCTATGGTTCGCGTGCACCTTTCGGCGTAATACTGATCACCACGAAAACCGGTGTCAGCGGCAAACCCGTCATCAACTATAACAACAGTTTCCGCTGGAACGATCCCGTTCTGTTACAGGACCAGGTAGACTCCTATAAATTCGCTTTATACTTCAACGAAGCGAGAGCGAATGCCGGACAAACACCTTATTTTGATGCAACATGGTTACAACGGATCAAAGACAACCGCGATGGACATCCGTCCACTCCGACCATGATCGAAAACCCCAGCAATCCGGGTTACTGGATGGACCCTTACAGTTCGGGTAGCGCCAACCAGGATTGGTATAACACGATTTTCGGGCATTGGGCTTTTTCACAGGAACACAATTTCAGCCTGAACGGAGGAAACGACAAAGTGACTTATTATCTATCCTTGAACTACCTCGATCAGAACGGTTTATTAAAGATTTCCGATGATAATTTCGGTCGCTATACCGCTACCGGAAAGATCAACGTCAAGATGACGGACTGGGCACAACTGAATTACAGCAGCCGTTTCATCCGCGAAGATATATCCAAACCGACGACACTGGACGGTGTTTACGAAGGCTTAACCCGCCAGGCATGGCCATTTATGCCAGCTTACGACCCGAACGGTTACCTTTACAGTGCTCCTACCCCGGCACTCGACCTGGTGGAGGGTGGCAGGATCAAGAAACAGGCTGACTATCTGTATCAGCAGGCACAGTTAGTACTGGAACCGATCAAAGACTGGAAAACATTCGTCGACGTAAACTATCGTATCTACAACTCGACACAACATACCGATCGCCAGATCACTTATAACCATAACGTTTCCGGCGACCCGTATGTTTATAATTCAACCAGTTATGTATCCGAAGATATGTCGAAAGAAAACTACCTGAACTTCAATGCTTATACAGAATACAGCAAGCAACTGGAATCGGGCCATAACTTCAAAGGCATGTTCGGCTTCCAATCTGAGTTATCGAAGAAAAAATATACCTACCTGCAACGCAACGGCATCATTGTGCCGGGACTGCCGGAAACAGATATTACTTCCGGTGTCGATATCAATGGTAACCCGATCACACCGATAGTAAAAGGCTCTTCCGACCATTGGGCTACTGCTGGTTTCTTCGGACGTATCAACTATGATTACGAGGGTAAATACCTAGCAGAAGTCAACCTGCGTTATGACGGGACATCACGCTTCCGTTCATCGGAACGATGGAACCTGTTCCCCTCCTTCTCACTGGGGTGGAACCTCGCACGTGAAAGTTTCTGGGAACCGATCGCCGATCATGTAGGCACATTCAAACTCAGAGGTTCTTACGGAGAATTAGGAAATCAGAATACGACAAGCCTGTATCCAACGTATGCACAGATGCAGTTCCAGGCCTCGAACGGAAAATGGATGATCAACGGTACGCAACCCAATATCGCCATCACACCGGAATTGATCGCCTCCTCCCTGACGTGGGAAAGGGTAAAAACATGGAATATAGGTCTCGACTTCGGTGCATTGAACAACCGATTGACCGGATCGTTCGACTACTTCGTCAGAAACACACTCGATATGATCGGCCCGGCTCCGGAACTACCGATCACGTTAGGAACAAACGTACCGCGTACCAATAACACCGACTTGAAAACCTATGGCTGGGAACTCTCTGTCGGCTGGAACGACCGCCTGCAAAATGGACTGGGTTACGGCGTACGGCTCATGCTGTCCGACTCACAGACTGAGATCACCCGCTATCCGAACAAAACCGGTGTCATTGCAAGCGATACGTACCGGAAAGGAATGAAAGTCGGAGAAATATGGGGTTATACCACAGTCGGTATCGCCAGGACACAGGCCGAAATGGACCAGCATCTAGCCAGCCTGCCTAACGGCGGACAAAGTGCCCTGGGTTCGCTCTGGGCCGCCGGTGATATCATGTACGCCGATACGAACGGCGACGGAAAGGTAGATGCCGGTGCCAACACGATCAGCGACCACGGCGACCTTTCCATCATTGGAAACTCGACACCGCGCTACCATTTCGGTATTGACCTGACAGCCGATTGGAAAGGTATCGACTTCCGCGCCTTCTTCCAGGGTGTGATGAAACGCGATTACTACCAGAACAGTTCTACGTTCTGGGGAAGCCACGGCGGCATCTGGTGGTCGACCTGCTATGCACCTCATCTGGATTATTTCCGTGACGAGAATTCAGTTATGGTACAGGCTGGTGAAGCCGGCGTGAACCTGGATGCTTATTTCCCGCGCCCCAGTTTCCGTACGAACATGAACCATAACATACAGACCCGTTACCTGCAAAACGCAGCTTATATCCGTCTGAAGAACGTACAGTTAGGCTATACATTGCCTTCGTCTCTCACCAACAAATTCTATGTATCCAAACTGAGAGTATTCGTCTCCGGCGAAAACCTCTGGACAGGAACCGGCTTATTCAAAACCCTCGACCCGGAAACAATCGATGCCGGTTACGGTGGTAGCGGATATCCTTTGTCCAAGACTTTATCGTTTGGTTTAAGTGTAACCTTATAA
- a CDS encoding RagB/SusD family nutrient uptake outer membrane protein, translated as MNRINNICKQTAGIILAGLLFSCNDYLDREPLSQITPEYYLTEESQLASYINNVYPDILPSHNTDINWYGTFGWDVGTDNMIAKGDYKDYVPGELKTAQTGGDWEFTKIYKCNYFLGRVVDKWKTGEISGNEENVKHYIGEVYFLRAYEYFNKLQAFGDFPILYRPVIDEQEALTEASKRAPRNEVARFILADLDSAIVMLKDASPDGKKNRLSRNCAYLFKSRVALFEGTWLKYFRNTPFVPDGSGWPGKSKDYNANFQYPSGSIDNEIDYFLGQAMDAAKVVADAVSLTENNGILQQNTEDASNPYYNMYADENMAGYDEVLMWRQYDKGLTLTHGVVQFAQKGNAGQGITRGMVNTFLMANGLPIYAAGSGYAGDDYVSDVRKERDGRLWLFLKEPGQTNVLYPSSDGTHATPVEPVPDITIGNADVYYSTGYAIRKGGNFDAKHCANFGSYIGSITFRAAEAYLNYIEASYERTGAIDGTAASYWRAIRTRGHLDTDYNNSIAATNMSEEGKYNWGAYSAGQLISPTLYNIRRERNCELMAEGFRHMDLKRWRAMDQLIASPYHIEGFKLWGPMKDWYKDSEGNSILIYGANDSRSNVSAPELSQYLRPQEVAGNSLIMQQGGFKWAMAHYLSPIAIQNFLNTSADGSDVATSPIYQNPGWPTTPNLGAENL; from the coding sequence ATGAACCGTATAAATAATATATGCAAACAGACAGCAGGCATTATCCTGGCCGGACTCTTATTCTCGTGTAACGATTATCTGGACAGAGAGCCGCTCTCACAAATCACACCCGAATATTACCTGACGGAAGAAAGTCAGTTGGCTTCCTATATAAATAACGTGTATCCGGATATCCTGCCTTCACACAATACAGACATCAACTGGTACGGCACATTCGGATGGGATGTCGGGACAGACAATATGATCGCCAAAGGTGATTATAAAGACTATGTTCCCGGCGAGTTGAAAACAGCACAGACCGGTGGCGATTGGGAGTTCACCAAGATATACAAATGCAATTATTTCCTCGGTAGGGTTGTGGATAAATGGAAAACCGGAGAAATCAGCGGAAACGAAGAGAATGTGAAACATTATATCGGTGAAGTCTATTTCCTCCGGGCTTATGAATATTTCAATAAGCTACAAGCTTTCGGCGATTTCCCGATCCTTTATCGTCCGGTCATCGACGAACAGGAAGCGTTGACCGAAGCCAGTAAACGGGCACCACGCAACGAGGTGGCACGTTTCATCCTGGCTGACCTCGATTCGGCGATCGTTATGCTGAAAGACGCTTCGCCCGACGGCAAAAAGAACCGCCTCTCCCGTAACTGCGCCTATCTGTTCAAATCGAGAGTTGCATTGTTCGAGGGCACCTGGCTGAAGTATTTCCGCAATACCCCATTCGTGCCCGACGGTAGCGGATGGCCCGGAAAAAGCAAAGATTATAATGCTAACTTCCAGTATCCTTCAGGGAGTATCGACAATGAGATCGACTATTTCCTCGGCCAGGCGATGGATGCGGCGAAAGTCGTAGCCGATGCCGTTTCGTTGACAGAAAACAATGGTATCCTACAACAAAATACGGAAGATGCCTCGAATCCATATTATAATATGTATGCCGATGAAAATATGGCTGGTTACGACGAAGTTCTTATGTGGCGTCAGTATGATAAAGGATTAACATTGACACACGGTGTCGTTCAATTCGCACAAAAAGGAAATGCAGGCCAGGGTATCACACGCGGTATGGTCAATACTTTCCTGATGGCTAACGGATTACCGATCTATGCTGCCGGTTCGGGTTACGCTGGCGACGATTATGTCTCCGATGTACGTAAAGAACGCGACGGCCGCCTATGGCTCTTCCTCAAAGAACCGGGACAGACCAACGTGCTCTATCCTTCTTCCGACGGAACACATGCCACCCCGGTTGAACCGGTTCCCGACATCACTATCGGTAACGCCGACGTGTATTATTCCACAGGATATGCCATCCGTAAAGGCGGCAACTTCGATGCCAAGCATTGCGCCAACTTCGGTTCGTATATCGGTAGCATCACCTTCCGCGCAGCCGAGGCTTACCTGAATTATATCGAAGCCTCTTACGAAAGAACCGGGGCGATCGACGGAACTGCCGCTTCCTACTGGCGTGCCATCCGCACCCGGGGCCATCTCGATACGGATTACAACAATAGTATCGCAGCTACCAATATGAGTGAAGAGGGTAAATATAACTGGGGAGCCTATTCTGCCGGTCAGCTGATCAGTCCGACGCTTTACAACATCCGCCGCGAGCGTAACTGCGAACTGATGGCCGAAGGTTTCCGTCATATGGACCTGAAACGCTGGCGTGCTATGGATCAACTGATCGCCAGCCCTTATCATATCGAAGGTTTCAAGCTTTGGGGACCGATGAAAGACTGGTATAAAGATAGCGAGGGAAACAGCATCCTGATCTATGGTGCAAACGATTCCAGATCGAACGTCTCCGCACCGGAACTGAGTCAGTACCTGCGTCCGCAGGAAGTGGCAGGTAATTCACTGATCATGCAACAGGGAGGTTTCAAGTGGGCGATGGCTCATTACCTTTCACCGATCGCCATACAGAATTTCCTGAATACCTCTGCAGACGGTAGTGATGTGGCTACCTCCCCGATCTATCAGAACCCGGGATGGCCAACCACACCAAACCTCGGAGCTGAAAATCTGTAA
- a CDS encoding sugar-binding domain-containing protein, translated as MKKYLLILLSFLALTACRQADNKQSLQGEWRFALDRNDRGLAEQWYTRSLTDTIHLPGSLQEQGYGDEVGIETPWTGQIVDKSWYDSPLYEKFRQPENIKVPFWLNPDRHYVGVAWYQKEIDIPASWNGSPVQLELERTHWETTLFLDGVEMGKHESLSTPYRHTFKELTPGQHTLTLRVDNRVNIEVGVNAHSVSDHTQSNWNGVIGTISLTAKPSLYIDDIQIYPNIADKTIKVAISLDGTATTNDATLLLQVEKKDGGVVGKPHKVTINPEAGMTQEVTLSMGKDALLWSEHSPNLYTLCAVVESDGKKEEQYRTFGLREFKANGTRFEVNGHPVFLRGTLECCIFPLTGYPAMDRAYWTKIYNQCKAYGLNHVRFHSWCPPEAAFAVADSMGFYLQVECAGWATVGDGGYSDQWFREESDRILKEYGNHPSFCLMAYGNEPGGANQVKYLSELIDHWKSKDLRRAYTSSGGWPYVENADYWNVPDPRIQGWGEGLRSIINAQPPRTDYDFAHIIRENMPTVSHEIGQWCVYPNLKEIDKYTGVLKAKNFEIFRETLKDHHMDDLADAFLYASGRLQTLCYKADIEAALRTPGFAGFQLLDLHDFPGQGTALVGVLDPFWDEKGYVTGEEYSTFCNNTVPLIRFPKMVWLNNETLNVPIEIAHFGEKPLQAAHINWQISDRAGNELAQGSFTKDLPLTNCIPAGEIEYALSGIGEPSQLIVSVEVKETNSKNQWNIWVYPAKQEAVEQQPYITSTLDNQTMARLDKGENVLLLLAPGSILPEKGGDIRVGFSSIFWNTAWTNKQPPHTLGILCDPAHPALAAFPTEGYSDYQWWDLVSNCNAMVLDDFPADYRPVVQLVDDWFTNRKLGILLEGKVGNGKLMVCSADLQKDLDKRPAARQLRQSILQYMASDRFNPSASLDPALVKALYQK; from the coding sequence ATGAAAAAGTACTTGTTGATCTTACTTTCCTTTTTAGCTCTGACAGCCTGCCGTCAGGCAGATAATAAACAATCACTGCAAGGTGAATGGCGTTTTGCCCTCGACCGGAACGACCGGGGATTGGCAGAACAATGGTACACCCGGTCATTGACCGACACGATCCATCTACCCGGTTCGCTTCAGGAACAAGGATACGGCGATGAGGTCGGGATTGAAACGCCCTGGACCGGACAGATCGTCGACAAGTCATGGTATGACTCCCCTTTATATGAGAAATTCCGCCAGCCGGAAAATATCAAAGTGCCTTTCTGGCTGAATCCGGACAGACATTATGTAGGAGTCGCCTGGTATCAGAAAGAGATCGACATTCCTGCCTCCTGGAACGGTAGTCCGGTACAACTCGAACTGGAACGTACGCATTGGGAAACAACACTCTTCCTCGACGGTGTCGAAATGGGGAAACACGAATCATTGTCCACTCCCTATCGTCATACGTTTAAAGAGTTGACACCCGGTCAACATACGCTCACCCTTCGCGTAGACAACCGGGTCAATATTGAAGTCGGCGTAAATGCACACAGCGTTTCCGACCATACACAATCGAACTGGAACGGTGTGATCGGGACGATCAGCCTGACAGCCAAACCGTCCCTTTATATAGACGACATACAGATATATCCGAACATCGCCGATAAGACGATTAAAGTTGCCATATCGTTGGACGGCACGGCTACAACGAACGATGCCACCCTCCTTCTTCAAGTAGAGAAAAAAGACGGCGGTGTGGTTGGCAAACCTCATAAAGTCACCATCAACCCCGAAGCCGGAATGACGCAGGAAGTCACTCTATCTATGGGAAAGGATGCCCTGCTCTGGTCGGAACACAGTCCGAATCTTTACACACTATGTGCTGTCGTAGAGAGTGACGGAAAGAAAGAGGAGCAATACCGTACTTTCGGTCTCCGCGAGTTCAAGGCAAACGGTACACGTTTCGAAGTAAACGGCCACCCGGTATTCCTCCGGGGAACCCTGGAATGCTGTATATTCCCACTGACCGGATATCCCGCTATGGATCGCGCTTACTGGACAAAAATATATAACCAGTGTAAAGCATACGGTCTGAACCATGTCCGTTTCCACTCCTGGTGTCCTCCCGAAGCGGCCTTCGCCGTTGCCGACAGTATGGGATTCTATCTGCAGGTCGAATGTGCAGGTTGGGCAACCGTAGGCGACGGCGGTTACTCCGACCAGTGGTTCCGCGAAGAAAGCGACCGCATCCTGAAAGAATACGGCAACCATCCTTCTTTCTGCTTGATGGCCTACGGGAACGAACCGGGTGGAGCAAACCAGGTAAAATATCTTTCCGAACTGATCGACCACTGGAAATCTAAAGATCTACGCCGTGCCTACACAAGTTCCGGAGGATGGCCTTACGTAGAAAATGCTGACTACTGGAATGTCCCCGATCCGCGTATACAAGGATGGGGAGAAGGATTGCGCAGCATCATCAATGCACAACCACCCCGTACCGATTACGATTTCGCCCATATTATCCGGGAAAATATGCCGACAGTCAGCCATGAGATCGGACAGTGGTGTGTATATCCGAACTTAAAAGAAATAGATAAATACACTGGTGTCCTGAAAGCTAAAAACTTCGAGATATTCCGCGAAACATTGAAAGATCATCATATGGACGACCTTGCCGATGCATTCTTATATGCTTCCGGCCGGTTACAAACGCTTTGTTACAAAGCCGATATAGAAGCTGCGTTACGTACTCCGGGCTTTGCCGGTTTCCAGCTGCTCGACCTGCATGATTTCCCGGGACAGGGAACAGCGCTTGTCGGCGTTCTCGATCCGTTCTGGGATGAAAAAGGATATGTAACAGGCGAGGAATACAGTACATTCTGTAATAACACAGTTCCGCTTATCCGCTTTCCGAAAATGGTCTGGTTGAACAATGAGACATTGAACGTCCCGATCGAAATAGCCCATTTCGGAGAAAAGCCTTTACAGGCCGCCCATATCAACTGGCAGATCAGCGACCGTGCCGGCAATGAACTGGCACAAGGAAGTTTCACGAAAGACCTTCCGTTAACCAACTGTATCCCGGCTGGCGAAATCGAATATGCCCTCTCCGGTATCGGTGAACCGTCGCAACTGATCGTCAGCGTCGAAGTGAAAGAGACAAACAGTAAGAACCAATGGAATATCTGGGTATATCCTGCCAAACAGGAAGCCGTAGAGCAACAGCCCTACATTACCTCTACACTCGACAACCAGACAATGGCACGCCTCGACAAAGGCGAAAATGTGCTGCTCCTGTTAGCTCCCGGAAGCATCCTGCCGGAAAAAGGCGGAGATATCCGTGTCGGTTTCTCTTCCATCTTCTGGAATACGGCCTGGACAAACAAACAACCTCCCCACACATTGGGAATCCTCTGCGACCCGGCACATCCGGCACTGGCAGCCTTCCCGACCGAAGGATACAGCGATTATCAATGGTGGGACCTGGTAAGCAATTGCAATGCAATGGTACTAGATGACTTCCCGGCAGACTATCGTCCGGTAGTACAACTGGTAGACGACTGGTTCACGAACCGGAAACTGGGAATCCTGCTGGAAGGCAAAGTAGGCAACGGCAAACTGATGGTATGCAGTGCAGACCTTCAAAAAGACCTGGATAAACGTCCGGCAGCACGCCAGCTCCGACAGAGTATCCTGCAATATATGGCATCCGACCGTTTCAATCCGTCTGCTTCGCTCGACCCGGCATTGGTGAAGGCTTTATATCAAAAATAA
- a CDS encoding alpha-L-fucosidase — translation MRQITLTILILLSLLSPVAQGQENKIPLPTEAQLRWHNYERVMFVHYGPAAWQGREYDNFTTPLDRLKIPDLNTDQWCEVARSWGAGMVLFVAKHCGGFCWWQTETSDYGVKEIPWRNGKGDVLKDLSESCKKYGLDLGIYIYPGDDRWGAGIGSGGITQDPSKQEAYNKVFRTQLIEVLTQYGPISEVWFDGNCRIPVKDILDKYASNSVIFQGEQANLRWVGNEDGYAPYPNWYTIKKEDITSGVSTALHSDVDGDCYAPVEVDVPLLKNKGHKWFWAPGCDTLLMTQEQLMNLYYKSVGRGSVLLLNSTPDTTGVIPRTHAVVYQAFGKEIENRFAHPLKQTAGNGNIFELEFSEPTTVNHCILQEDLSGGQRVLTYQLEGYTEDDQWIPVYKGSSIGNKKIDHFPSLCLKKLRVHFTQSKATPRIKNFSAFHVVSELNDLQDDRLQDKPQVIETWSAKTFNPDRWTEISLDLTPYVNQIGEYEIVFSRLATDYLSNKSSDLEFKDPILFMYGEKQLSSFTLLPEKYTFRITRSQQTLDEFPTTLNVKVKNKGASSIGEITIKRLTY, via the coding sequence ATGAGACAAATAACTTTAACCATACTTATTCTCCTGTCCCTCCTATCTCCGGTAGCACAAGGACAGGAGAATAAGATTCCTTTGCCGACGGAAGCACAACTGCGTTGGCATAATTACGAACGTGTAATGTTCGTCCATTACGGTCCGGCAGCCTGGCAAGGACGGGAATATGATAATTTCACGACTCCACTCGATCGTCTGAAAATACCCGACTTGAATACCGACCAGTGGTGCGAAGTGGCCCGATCATGGGGAGCCGGAATGGTTCTGTTCGTTGCCAAACACTGCGGCGGCTTTTGCTGGTGGCAAACAGAAACCTCCGATTACGGAGTCAAGGAAATACCCTGGCGGAACGGTAAAGGCGATGTGCTGAAAGACCTCTCCGAATCTTGTAAAAAGTATGGTCTCGACCTGGGTATCTACATCTATCCGGGCGACGACCGCTGGGGAGCCGGTATCGGTAGCGGAGGAATCACGCAAGACCCTTCCAAACAGGAAGCCTACAACAAAGTCTTCCGTACCCAACTGATCGAAGTCCTCACTCAATACGGTCCGATCAGCGAAGTCTGGTTCGACGGCAACTGCCGCATCCCAGTGAAAGATATCCTCGATAAATATGCCTCCAACTCCGTCATCTTCCAGGGTGAACAGGCAAATCTCCGATGGGTGGGGAATGAAGATGGTTATGCCCCTTATCCCAACTGGTATACAATAAAGAAAGAGGACATCACTTCCGGCGTTTCCACCGCCCTCCATTCAGATGTGGACGGTGATTGTTATGCGCCCGTAGAAGTCGATGTCCCGTTACTCAAGAACAAAGGGCATAAATGGTTCTGGGCACCCGGATGCGATACGCTACTGATGACACAGGAGCAATTGATGAACCTGTATTATAAATCAGTCGGACGAGGTTCCGTCCTTCTTCTTAATTCTACGCCCGATACGACAGGAGTCATTCCCCGGACACATGCCGTCGTCTACCAGGCTTTCGGCAAAGAAATAGAGAACCGGTTCGCCCACCCGCTTAAACAAACGGCAGGCAATGGTAACATATTTGAACTTGAATTTTCCGAGCCGACAACCGTCAACCATTGTATTCTGCAGGAAGACCTGAGCGGAGGACAGCGCGTCCTCACCTATCAGTTGGAAGGATATACGGAGGACGATCAATGGATACCTGTTTACAAGGGTAGTTCTATAGGAAATAAAAAGATAGATCACTTTCCGTCACTCTGCCTGAAAAAGCTACGCGTTCATTTCACGCAATCGAAAGCAACACCGCGCATAAAGAATTTCTCCGCATTCCATGTGGTCAGCGAACTCAATGATCTGCAAGACGATCGTCTACAGGATAAACCCCAGGTCATAGAAACCTGGTCTGCCAAGACATTCAACCCTGACCGATGGACAGAGATCAGTCTCGACCTCACTCCTTACGTCAATCAAATCGGTGAATATGAGATCGTTTTCTCCCGGCTGGCGACCGATTATCTGAGTAACAAATCCTCTGATCTGGAATTTAAAGACCCCATACTCTTTATGTATGGAGAAAAACAATTATCTTCGTTCACCCTTTTACCAGAGAAATACACTTTCAGGATCACTCGCTCCCAACAGACACTGGATGAATTTCCGACCACCCTGAACGTAAAAGTAAAGAATAAAGGGGCATCATCTATCGGAGAGATAACGATTAAAAGGTTAACATATTAA